From the Iodobacter fluviatilis genome, one window contains:
- a CDS encoding phosphoketolase family protein, with translation MTQQLSPAQINKMHAYWRAANYLSVGQIYLLDNPLLTEPLKFAHIKPRLLGHWGTTPGLNFIYVHANRVIKQRKSPMIYITGPGHGGPGLVANTYLEGSYEEFYPHIDRTTAGMQRLFKQFSFPRGIPSHVAPETPGSMHEGGELGYSLSHAFGAAFDNPNQTVIAVVGDGEAETGPLAASWHSNKYLHPVNDGFVLPILHLNGYKIANPTLLSRISHEEITKMFEGFGYKPHFVELKTETFNEQDESFTEIHQIMAATMDLCMAELDAIRAKAQAEMDAGQPITRPRYPMIVMRTPKGWTGPKEIKGKKVEDYWRSHQVPFSDIDEENVHNLENWMKSYRPTELFNTDGSFKAELAELAPEGALRMGSNPVVHGQESKDLRMPDFRKYAVTFDKPGTVNAEATRVMGKFLRDVMDENEEQKNFRIFGPDETASNRWNDVFDVSGKTWFADYLEADKTNDYLAQDGRVMEILSEHTCQGWLEAYNLTGRHGFFSCYEAFIHVIDSMFNQHAKWLKTTRTINWRKPLPSLNYLLTSHVWRQDHNGFSHQDPGFLDHVINKRAEVIRVYLPADANTLLSVTDHVLRSRHYVNVVVAGKQPALQYLTMDQAITHCTKGLGIWDWASNDQGGEPDVVMACAGEVPTMEALAATDLLRQHFPDLKIRFVNVCDLMTLQPEEEHSHGLSDREFDSIFTADKPVMFAFHGYPWLIHRLTYRRNGHSNIHARGYIEEGSTSTPFDMVVVNKLDRFNLAIDVIDRVPALQKIGAHVRQKLSDKLVEHSQYIAEHGDDMPEVKNWKWAY, from the coding sequence GTGACTCAACAGCTATCTCCTGCACAAATCAACAAAATGCACGCTTACTGGCGTGCGGCTAACTACCTCTCAGTTGGTCAAATTTATTTGTTAGATAATCCGCTTCTGACCGAGCCACTGAAGTTTGCTCACATTAAGCCTCGTCTGTTGGGCCACTGGGGTACAACACCTGGTCTGAATTTTATTTATGTTCATGCTAATCGCGTAATTAAACAACGCAAAAGCCCAATGATTTATATCACTGGTCCTGGCCATGGCGGCCCGGGTTTGGTGGCCAATACTTATCTGGAAGGCAGCTACGAAGAATTTTATCCACATATCGACCGCACTACCGCCGGTATGCAACGTCTGTTTAAGCAATTCTCCTTCCCACGCGGTATTCCTTCGCACGTAGCACCGGAAACTCCGGGCTCGATGCATGAAGGCGGCGAGTTGGGTTATTCGCTTTCACACGCTTTTGGTGCGGCATTTGATAATCCAAACCAAACTGTTATCGCTGTTGTGGGTGATGGTGAGGCTGAAACTGGCCCGCTGGCTGCATCTTGGCACTCCAATAAATACCTGCACCCGGTGAATGACGGTTTTGTACTGCCTATCTTGCATCTGAATGGCTACAAGATTGCTAATCCAACCTTGCTGTCACGTATCAGCCACGAAGAAATCACCAAGATGTTTGAAGGTTTTGGTTATAAGCCACACTTTGTTGAGCTGAAAACCGAAACATTCAATGAACAAGACGAGTCATTTACTGAGATCCACCAAATCATGGCTGCGACCATGGATCTGTGTATGGCCGAGCTGGATGCGATTCGTGCTAAGGCACAGGCAGAAATGGATGCCGGCCAGCCAATTACCCGTCCACGCTACCCAATGATTGTGATGCGTACTCCTAAGGGCTGGACTGGTCCTAAGGAAATTAAAGGCAAGAAAGTTGAAGATTACTGGCGCAGCCATCAAGTGCCGTTCTCTGATATCGATGAAGAAAACGTCCATAACTTAGAAAACTGGATGAAAAGCTATCGTCCGACCGAGCTATTCAATACCGATGGTTCGTTTAAGGCAGAGCTGGCTGAATTAGCACCAGAAGGCGCATTGCGCATGGGTTCTAATCCAGTGGTGCATGGCCAGGAATCTAAAGACCTGCGCATGCCGGATTTCCGCAAATATGCGGTTACATTCGATAAGCCTGGTACTGTAAACGCCGAAGCCACTCGCGTGATGGGTAAATTCCTGCGCGATGTGATGGACGAGAACGAAGAGCAAAAGAACTTCCGTATCTTCGGGCCGGATGAAACTGCATCCAACCGCTGGAACGATGTGTTCGATGTGTCGGGTAAAACATGGTTTGCTGATTACCTAGAAGCAGATAAAACCAATGATTACCTGGCGCAAGATGGCCGTGTAATGGAAATCTTGTCCGAGCATACATGCCAAGGCTGGCTGGAAGCGTACAACTTAACGGGTCGTCATGGCTTCTTCAGCTGCTACGAAGCGTTTATCCATGTGATTGATTCGATGTTTAATCAGCACGCAAAATGGCTGAAAACAACACGTACTATCAACTGGCGCAAACCTTTGCCATCGTTGAACTACCTGTTGACATCGCATGTATGGCGTCAGGATCACAACGGCTTCTCACATCAAGATCCAGGTTTCCTTGATCATGTGATCAATAAACGCGCTGAAGTGATCCGTGTTTACCTGCCAGCAGATGCCAACACCCTGCTCAGCGTAACTGATCATGTGTTACGCAGCCGTCACTATGTCAACGTAGTGGTAGCCGGTAAGCAGCCAGCGTTGCAATACCTGACTATGGATCAAGCGATTACTCATTGCACCAAGGGTCTGGGGATTTGGGACTGGGCGTCGAATGATCAAGGTGGCGAGCCTGATGTAGTCATGGCTTGCGCGGGTGAAGTACCGACCATGGAAGCATTGGCTGCAACTGATTTGCTGCGCCAGCACTTCCCTGATCTGAAAATCCGCTTTGTAAACGTTTGCGATCTGATGACCTTGCAGCCAGAAGAAGAGCACTCACATGGCTTGTCTGACCGCGAATTTGATTCCATCTTTACTGCGGATAAGCCAGTGATGTTTGCTTTCCACGGCTACCCATGGCTGATTCACCGCCTGACTTACCGTCGCAATGGTCACAGCAACATCCATGCGCGTGGTTATATCGAGGAAGGCTCAACTTCTACACCGTTTGATATGGTTGTAGTGAACAAGCTGGATCGCTTTAACCTGGCAATTGATGTGATTGATCGTGTACCTGCTCTGCAAAAGATCGGCGCACATGTTCGTCAGAAGCTGTCGGACAAATTGGTAGAACACAGCCAATACATCGCAGAACACGGCGACGATATGCCAGAAGTTAAAAACTGGAAGTGGGCTTATTAA
- a CDS encoding VWA domain-containing protein has protein sequence MSLPMAKEQDKVRLILQKQNVPPSFKINMKLFADVSGSFKDEFTKKLPAGGYIVDPFFTAALAIAGVIDPDRNIQIIGFSDRALDTGDYSVDTETEVRTDFLNRAKPILWGSTDYAKALEALLKSKAMEQTLGGMLKGLFGFGKKTPAEKKEAFLVLFVSDGEDMGSAPNFISQLKELAKIGTFVVLIGANSDKKVKFNLMQKAANEVEGCTFHRLTELANLSTDQLYDRIFDTEFKRWFEQLPAEYKS, from the coding sequence ATGAGTTTACCCATGGCAAAAGAGCAGGATAAAGTTCGCCTGATCTTACAAAAACAAAATGTACCGCCCAGCTTTAAAATAAACATGAAATTATTTGCTGATGTAAGTGGCTCATTTAAAGATGAATTTACAAAAAAGCTTCCTGCCGGCGGCTATATTGTTGATCCATTTTTTACGGCAGCGCTTGCAATTGCAGGGGTGATCGACCCTGACCGCAATATTCAAATTATTGGCTTTTCAGATCGTGCTTTAGATACCGGCGATTATTCAGTTGATACCGAAACAGAAGTCCGTACCGACTTTTTAAACAGAGCCAAACCCATTTTATGGGGCTCAACCGACTATGCCAAAGCACTGGAAGCATTGCTAAAAAGCAAGGCAATGGAGCAAACACTGGGCGGCATGCTTAAAGGTCTGTTTGGTTTTGGTAAAAAAACCCCGGCAGAAAAGAAAGAAGCATTCTTAGTATTATTTGTTTCAGATGGCGAAGATATGGGCTCGGCCCCAAACTTTATTTCTCAATTAAAAGAGCTCGCCAAAATTGGTACTTTTGTCGTATTGATTGGTGCAAACTCTGATAAAAAGGTAAAGTTTAATTTGATGCAAAAAGCGGCGAATGAAGTTGAAGGATGTACATTCCACCGCTTAACTGAATTAGCAAATCTCTCTACTGATCAGCTTTACGACCGTATTTTTGATACAGAATTCAAACGCTGGTTTGAGCAATTACCGGCAGAATATAAAAGCTGA
- a CDS encoding TerD family protein has product MLPMTKGGSLPLTKNNAPLQEVRLELSWSPPKNTSKSNYDLDASCFPLNSTGGGPLGKITEVDHICYWGQQKTPSMEHLAGDDRTGDGDGPDEVILIHFNALPSNCDLIAIVGTIDKAIERGQSFAEVADAKMQIFNNKSNELLAEAKLASLDAGSTGCLFTSIRKKDQVWTVENVSQGYPGKELPDFFQLFGYQG; this is encoded by the coding sequence ATGCTCCCTATGACAAAAGGCGGTAGCTTACCGCTCACTAAAAACAATGCTCCACTACAAGAAGTACGCCTTGAGCTGTCTTGGTCGCCGCCCAAAAACACCAGCAAAAGCAACTACGATTTAGATGCCAGCTGCTTCCCCCTCAACAGCACTGGTGGCGGCCCCTTGGGGAAAATCACCGAAGTTGATCATATTTGCTACTGGGGCCAGCAAAAAACCCCTTCCATGGAACACCTAGCAGGAGACGATCGTACCGGGGATGGCGATGGCCCTGATGAAGTGATTCTGATTCACTTTAATGCCCTGCCCAGCAATTGCGATTTGATCGCCATTGTTGGCACCATAGATAAAGCCATAGAACGCGGGCAAAGCTTTGCCGAAGTGGCCGATGCAAAAATGCAAATCTTCAATAATAAAAGCAATGAATTACTGGCCGAAGCGAAACTGGCTTCGCTGGATGCAGGATCTACCGGCTGCTTATTTACCAGCATTCGTAAAAAAGATCAGGTTTGGACCGTCGAAAACGTCAGCCAAGGCTATCCGGGTAAAGAATTGCCAGATTTCTTCCAACTATTTGGCTATCAAGGCTGA